ACACCGCGGTGTACGAGTCCATCTCGAACGTCGTCGACGGCGAGCACCAGGGCGGGTCGACGACGGCGCTCGGACTGGAGTCCAACGGGGTCGAGTGCGTCTACGGGCAGGAGATAGGCGGCCAGGTGCCCGACGATATCGCGACCGCCGTGGCGGACGCGCGCGACGAGATCATCGCCGGCAACATCGACGTGCCGGAGACGACGGACGACTGAGCGGCGCGGCGGCGGAACGGTAGCCGGGGCGAGACGGCGGCGTCCGGACCGCTCTCGCGGGCGCGACTTCTCCGACGATCCGGTCAGACGAGCGACAGTACAGGCTCCGTCGGGCCGAAATCCGCGCGTTTTTAGGCTCCGGTGCGGAGTTACGGGTGAATGAACCCGGCGGTCCACTTGGACGGCATCACGAAGCGATTCCCCGGGGTCGTCGCGAACGACGACGTCGATCTCGCGGTGGAGCGCGGGAGCGTCCACGCCCTGCTGGGCGAGAACGGGGCCGGCAAGACCACGCTGATGAACGTGTTGTACGGTCTCTACCGGCCGACCGAGGGGACCGTCCGCCTCGACGGCGAGGCGAAGTCGTTCGACTCGCCGCGCGACGCCATCGACGCCGGCGTCGGCATGATCCACCAGCACTTCATGCTCGTCGATCCGATGACGGTGTGGGAGAACGTCGTCTTGGGCAACGAGCCGACCACGTGGGGGGGCCTGCGGGTCGACAGGGAGGCCGCCCGCGAGGCCGTCGTCGAACTGAGCGAGCGGTACGGCTTCGACGTCGACCCGGACGCGACGATCGCGGACATCTCGGTGGGCGAACAGCAGCGCGTCGAGATCCTGAAGGCGCTGTACCGCGGCGCCGACGTGCTCATCATGGACGAGCCGACCGCGGTGTTGACGCCGCAGGAGGTCGAGGAGCTGTACGGCGTCTTCGAGGAGCTGACCGAACAGGGGAAGACGATCATCTTCATCTCGCACAAGCTGGGCGAGGCGCTGTCGGCGGCCGACGACATCACCGTCCTCCGCGACGGCGTCAACGTCGGCACGGTCGCGTCCGCGGACGTGACGCGCGAGGAGCTCGCGGAGATGATGGTCGGCCGAGAGGTGCTGATGGACCCCGCGACGACGCCGCAGGAGGCGGGCGACCGCGTGCTGGAGGTGACCGGCCTCAGCGTCGAGGACGACCGGGGCGTCGAGGCGGTCTCCGACCTCTCCTTCGAGCTTCGCGCCGGCGAGATCCTCGGCGTCGCGGGCGTCGACGGCAACGGCCAGTCGCAGCTCGTCGAGGCCGTCACGGGGCTGCGCGAGGCGGCGTCCGGGGACGTCCGCTACCGCGGCGAGCCGATGGCGGGGAAGACGCGCCGCGACCGGATCGACCGGGGGATGGCGTACATCCCGGAGGACAGACAGGAGCGCGGGCTGGTGATGTCGTACGACCTCACCGAGAACGGCATCCTCGGGAGCCAACACGACCCGCCGTTCGCGCGCGGCGGTCGCCTCGACTGGGGCGCCGCTCAGGACCACGCCGAGTCCGTGATCGAGCAGTACGACGTGCGGCCGCCCGACGCGGGCGCCGAGGCCGAGTCGCTCTCCGGCGGCAACCAGCAGAAGTTCATCGTCGGCCGCGAGTTCGAGCGCGACCCGGACCTCGTCGTCGCGACCCACCCGACCCGCGGCGTCGACATCGGCTCGACGGAGTTCCTCCACGACCGGCTGCTCGACCTGCGCGCCGAGGGGAGGGCGGTCCTCCTCGTCTCCTCGAAGCTCGACGAGGTACAGGGCCTCTCCGACCGGCTCGCGGTGATGCACGAGGGCGAGTTCACCGGGGTCGTCGACCCCGCGACCGTGACCGAAGAGGAGATCGGGCTGCTGATGGCCGGCGAGTCGCTCGACGACGACTCGGTCGAGGGGGCGGCGCTCCACGACGCCGCGGACGACGCGTCGGGCGGCGCGTCGGGCGACGGCACGGTCGACGGCGCGGATGACGGGATCGACGGAGCGACCGGCGGCGACGAGGGGGTGGACGCGTGAGCGACTCGGACGCCGACGGCTCCGACTCCGTCCTCGCCCGCGTGGTCGCGCCGTTCGTCGACCGGAGCGTCGCGGAGCGGCTCCTCATCAGCGTCGCCGCCATCTTCCTCTCGATCGCCGTCGGCTTCGTGCTCGTGCTCGTCTCCGGCCGCATCGCCCAGTGTTCGACCGCGGCCTGGACGCTGCCGTTCACGGGACTTGGGTTCTGCTACGACCCGGTCGAGGTGTACGTCGTGCTGTTCAACGGCGCGCTCGGCTACCCGTTCGCGACCGGCGACCCCGGGCTGTTGAACCCCGGGTGGACGCCGTTTAACCTCTCGTTCGGGCTAACGCTCTCGGAGACGACGCTACTGATCTTCACCGGACTCTCCGTCGCCGTCGCGTTCCGCGCCGGCCTGTTCAACATCGGGACGCAGGGCCAGCTCGTCGTCGGCGCGCTCGCGACCGCGCTCACCGTGCTCGCGCTCGCGCCCCTGCTCCCCGCCGGTCCCGTCGCCGGGCTCGTGCTGATAGTCGTCGGGACCGCGGCCGGCGCCGTCGGCGGCGGGCTATGGGGCGCCATCCCCGGCGCGCTCAAGGCGTACGCCGACGCCAACGAGGTGATCACGACGATCATGCTCAACTTCGTCGCCGCGAACGTCGCGTACGTGCTCGTGTTAGAGGTGTTCCGCGCCGAGGGCTCCTCGGTGGTCGCCACCAGATACGTTCCGGAGTACGCGCAGTTCCCGTCGGTGCTGTTCCCGCCGTCGACCGACTTCTCGCTGCTCGCGCTGCTCCTCGGGGCCGTCTTCATCGGCGCGCTCTACTACTTCGTCGAGCACACGTCGCTCGGGTACGACCTCCGGACGAGCGGCGTTCAGGCCGCGGCCGCCGAGTACGGGGGCGTGAACGCGAAGCTCACGACCGTTCGCGCGATGACGCTCTCGGGCGCGCTCGGCGGCGTCGGCGGCGCAGTGTGGGTGCTGATGTCCGAGGGCCGGTGGATGGCCTCGATCCCGGACCTCGGCTTCGACGGCATCACCGTCTCCATCCTGGCCGGGAACAACCCGATCGGCGTGCTGCCGGCGGCGTTCCTCTTCGGGGTCCTGAAGGGCGGCGCCCTAGAGATCGGGTTCCGGACGGACGTCCCGACGGAGCTCGTCGCCGTGCTGCGCGGGCTCATCATCCTGTTCGTCGCGATGCCGGAGTTCTTCCGGATGATCGGCCGGTACGCCGGCGTCTCCGGGGGCGGCGGCGTCGCGGCGTCGACGGAGCCGGACGAGACCGCCGGCGGCGACGGGGGTGAGACCGATGCGTAACTCCCTTCGACTGGTCGCCGGCGCCCTCGGCGCGGTCGCGCTGCTCGGGGTCGTCGGGCTCCTGTTCCCCGCCTCGGTCGCGGGCGACCTCGCCGGTATCGTCTTCTCGACCAGCACGGCGAAGTCGACCGCGCGGCTCGCCGCCCCCATCGTGCTCGCCGGGCTGGGCGGCATCTTCGCGGAGAAATCGGGGGTCATCAACATCGGGCTGGAGGGACTGCTGATCATCTCGGCGTTCGTCTCGATCTACGCCGTGTCGGTGGTCGGGGTCGGGAACGCCGTCCTCGGCGTCCCGGCGATCGGGGTCGCGTTCCTCGCCGGCATCGCCGCGTCGACGTTCCTGGCCGGGGTGTTCGCGGTCGTCTGTATCGAGTTCAAGGCGGACCAGATCATCGCCGGGCTCGCGGTCTGGCTCATCGCCTTGGGCCTCGCGCCGTTCATGTCGACCGTGTTCTTCGGCGGCGTCAACACGCCGAACTTCAACGTGGACGCCGGGTGGACGTACTCCGCGACCCTCGTGGTCGTCGCGACCGCGGTCTCGTGGTGGCTGCTGAACCAGACCGCCTTCGGGAAGCACCTCCGGGCGGCCGGCGAGAACCCGAAGGCGCTCGACACGGTCGGCGTCTCCGTCTCGAAGGTGCGGTACGCCGGCGTCCTGCTTTCGGGCGTCCTCTCCGGGGTCGGCGGCTCGGCGTTGGCGCTGTCGATCGGGCAGTTCGTCGGCTCGGGCGAGACGATGGTTCAGGGCAAGGGGTTCATCGCCATCGTCGCGTACCTGTTCGGCAACTACAATCCGCTCGGAACGCTCGGCGCGGGCGTCCTCTTCGCCGGGCTGGACGCGATGCAGATCCGGCTCCAGCAGCTCGGCTACGCGATTCCGGACACGCTGGTCCAGACGATCCCGTACGTCGTCGTGATCGTCGTGCTCGCCTTAGTCGGCCGGACGCAGATCCCCGAGGCCGCGGGCGAGCACTACGAGACGGAGGAGTAGGTCGGGGTCGGACCCCCGCCGGGGAGAGCGGTCGGCCGGACGCGCGGGCCCGTCAGCCGGACGTGCGTGTGCGTTAATCCGACGCGCCGGCGTCGTCGGCCGGCGCCGGGAGCCGCAGGTCCGCGAAGTCGTCCGCGTCCCCGACGCCGGTCACGATCTTGACCTCGTCGGTGATCGGGACGCCGACGCAGGAGAGGCGGGCGTTCGCCTCGCGGATCTGCTCGTCGGAGAGGACCGACTGCCCGGGCATCGCCACGTCGCCGTCGACGACGACCACGGCGCAGTTCGAGCAGGCGCCGCCGCGACAGGCGTACGGCCACGAGCGACCGCCGCGCTCCGCGGCTTCGAGGATCGACTCGCCGGGTTCGACGAGGAACCGCCCGTACTCCGGGAGGTCGAGGTCGGCGTCGGCCGCCTTCGCGAAGAGGTCGTCGTCGTCGGTCGACCAGCCGCGCTCGGTCACGGCGTCGTGATCGAGGTGGTAGACGGTCGACGGCGACCCGGTCCGCACCGGCTCGACGGACCCCTCGGCGTACCGCCGGACCACGTCCGCCGCCTCCGCGACCGGCTCGCCGTCGAGGTCGTCGAACCAGTCGCGGACCGTCTCGGGCGCGAGGTTCGACGCCGCGGCGACCGCCTCGACGTCGACCCCTTCGAGCCGGGCGACCGTCGAGACGAACCGCGGCGAGTCGAGGGCGTCTATCGTCTCCCCGACCCACTCCTCGGAGCGGTCGTACCACGAGGCGAGCTCCGCCGTGCCGATCCCCCGGTCGTACGCGACGGCGACCATCAGCGCCGCGGTCGCCTCCGCCGAGCGGACCTCGGGGAGCCACGCGCGGAGCCGGTCGGCGTCGACCTGATCGAGTTGGCCCATGTCCCGCGAAGGCGTCTCGACCCGGTTAAACGACGAGCCTGAACAGTTAGGCACCGGTCTGGGGATCGGCGGACGGGGGCCCAACGCGAAATCCGTCGCCGCGAGTCCGACCGAAACGGGAGCAAAGAGTTTTGCCGGGCGCACGACACGCTTCGATAATGGATATCGACGAGTACGACGTCGTCGTGGCGGGCGCCGGAACCGCCGGCTGCTACGCCGCCGCGACGATCGCGAACGAGGGGCTCGACGTCGTCATCGTCGAGCGGAAAGACGAGGAGGAGGCCGGCCACATCGCCTGCGGCGACGCGCTGAAGGGCGCGGACGCCTTCCCCGAGGCGATTCCGAAAGGGCGGCTCGAACCCGCGTTCACGAACACCGACGTCGACCACGGACGCTTCGAGATTCCGCAGGAGGACACGGTCTTGGAGATCCCGGTCCCCGGCGAACTCGCCGTCATCGACCGCTGGGAGTACGGCCGCCAGGTCATCTCCGGCGCCGAGGACGCGGGCGTCGACTTCCACTACGACACCGTTATCAACGACGTGGTACAGGACGAGACGGGCCGCGTCACGGGGCTGCGCGCGGTGCGGAAGGGCGACCCCGTCACGTACGCGTCGGACGTCGTGATCGACGGCGCGGGGTCGCTCTCGCTGCTTCAGGACAAAGCGGACTTCGAGGGGACGACCTTCGACACGAACGTCCGATACTCGCAGTTCTGCTCGGCGTACCGCGAGATCGTCGACGTCCCGGAGCCGGTCGAGTGGGACGACGCCTTGGTGTTCAAAGCGACCGACCGCGCCGCGGGCTACCTCTGGTACTTCCCGCGCACGCCGACCGAGATCAACGCCGGGCTGGGGTTCCAGATGACCGAGGAGCCGATGCAGCTGATCGAGTCGCTGAAGCGGGACCTCCGGGACCGCCCCGAGTTCGAGGGCGCGGAGGTGCGCGACAAGCTCGGCGCCGCGCTCCCCACGCGGCGACCCTACGACTCGGCGGTCGCGCCGGGGTACATGGCGGTCGGGGACGCCGCCGGTCACGTGAACCCGACAACGGGCGGCGGCATCGCCGGCGCCGCGTACGCGGGCAAGTACGCCGGCGAGCAGGCGGTGAAGGCGATCTCGGACGGCGACGTGACCGAGGAGAACCTCTGGCGGTACAACACCCGCGTGATGGACCACTTCGGCGGGCGCTACGCCGGGCTCGACGTGTACAACGTCCTCGCGACCGCGGTCGACGTCGACGACCTGATGGGCCTGCTCGCGTCGCTGCCGGGCGAGAAGCTCGCGGAGGCGCTGTACGAGGGGTCGACCTCGATGTCCTTCGGGCTGAAGGTGAAGGCCGCGATCAAGAGCTTCGGCTACTGGGGGACGATCCGGAACTTCTACCAGACGAAGTCGCTGGCCGACGAGCTGATCGACCACTACGGCGAGTACCCGACCAGCCCCGCCGCGATGGCGAACTGGACCCGCGAGCGCGACGACATCATGGACCGCGTCTACGAGACGACCGGCGCCGACGCGAAGTACTGAGGCCGTGAGCGGGTACCGACTCACCACCGTCGAAACGGTTCGCGAGCGGGGGTCGTGGGCGTTCACCGCCCGCGAGGGCGACGCGGACCGCGAGGTGTTCCTCGTGCCGTGCGCGGACGAGCCGGACGGCAGAGTCGACGGGGACGGATCCGATGGGGACCAGCCCGTCCGCGCGTGGATCAACCGCTGTACCCACGAGGACCAGCGGCTCCACCGGGAGGGCGTCGGCGCCGTGACGCGGGGCGGCTCCGTCGTCTGCCCGAAGCACGGCTCGGCCTTCGACGCCTGCGAGGGGTCCTGCGACAACGGCGAGGCCGCGGGAACGACGCTGCGCTCGATTGACCTCGACGTTCGCGACGGCGCGGTGTTCCTCACCGACGACGACCTCACCTACCTCTACGAGGGGCTGCCGGACGACGACGGCGACGACGACGGGCCGTCGTCGAGTTCGCACCTGACGTTCTGAGTCGAGTATGGTCCGGAAGGCGAGTTCGTGGTCGGGCGTTTATATAGTGTAGCTTCGCTAAAATCATCAGGAGTGACATATACCGCCTCGGTTCGCTCAGTACAGGTGAAGCACGTATCATTCAGTACGGGCGGCATTTTTACGTCGGTATTGCTCAATTAGACGACTAATGACCGAGTGGGAGCGAGTGAGAAAAGACCTCAAAGAGGCGGGCTATTCTGGATTCGAGTTCGATAGCGGCGATACGGCCGTGCCGGGATTGTCCGGTGAGTGGGTATCCGGTAATATCCCACGCGAGGGAGGATTGAAACACGAGAACCAACCAGTTTGGATACGGATTCTCGACGCGCTACCGATAGGTGATACTGTGGAAGCCAACCCGGAAAATGCCCCGGAAAGCATACGCAACATCGCTACTGAACACGGGTTGGAAGTCGTGATATTCAGCGTCTCTGGCGACGAGGCACGCATCGCACTTTGTGACCCCTCAAAACATGATTTGTGACGGTGTATTCGCAGTTCACATCGACCGGCTGTTTCAAGAGAGAATATCTCTGAAGAAGAGGATTTCAACAGCATATTATCACTAACCGCTTCGCAATGACGTCCGTCGAAGCCCCAGCCGCTCGGCTGTACGCTTTCACTTATAAGTCCTCGATCGGCACCGACACCATCGAAGCCCCAGTCGCGAGGACGGCGCACGCTCGCTGCGGTCCTCACTCGGTCGCTCACTATGTTCGCTCCCTCGTTGTGGTCCTTACGTCGCCTGCGCCGTCCTCGTGACTGCCCCTTCGAGTCCCACCCCGCACAGCACCGCAACCGCACCTCACGCCTCCCCAGCCTCGTCGGCCTCCCTACGGTCGGCCGACTCCCTCGCGCGTGCTCCTCGCGGTCGCCGAGGGCGGCCGCTCGCAGGCACGCGCCACCGCGTTCATTTATAAAAGCGATCGCGGACGCATTTATTACTCAAAAAAGCGCTACACACGGGAAGGATTCCACGCTGAGCTTCGCTACGGCCGCGTCTCCGCGACCCGCCGGATCGCGCCGGCTATCACGTCGATACCGATCGCGATGTCGTCCTCGACGACGTCGAAGTCGCTCGTGTGGTGGCCGCCGGGGTGGTCGGTGCCGACGCCGAGGTAGCAGGCGAGGCCGCCCCGGTCCTGAACGTAGTTCATCAGGTAGGTGGCGTCCTCGGAGCCGCCGAGGTCGTCGCTGTCGACGATGCTCGTGACGCCCGCCACGTCGCCCGCGGACTCGCGGACGAGACCGGCGAGCGCGTCGTCGCTCGACGCGCTGGGCGCCTCCCCGAGCGTCGATACCTCGACCTCGCAGTCGTGCATCTCGGCGGCCGAGCGCAAGATTCGGTCGGCGTGATCGGACATGTACTCGGCCAGCTCCGTCGTCTGCCCGCGCAGTTCGCCCTCGATGTGCGACTCCTCGGGGATGATGTTCGTCGCAGTGCCGCCGCCGACGAGCCCGGCGTTCACTCGGGTGGGGCCGTCGGCGTGTCTCGGGATGGCGTAGAGGTTCTGGATCGCGGCCGCCATCGCCTGAACCGCGTTCCGGCCCTGCTCGGGGCGCGCCCCGGCGTGGGCGGGCTCGCCCTCGAACTCCGCGAGCAGGTGCCGCACCGCGAGGAACCCCTCGACGCCGCAGACGACCTCGCCGGACGGGTGGTCCAGCCCGACGTGGACCGCGTAGAGGTAGTCGACGTCGTCGAGGTGGCCCGACTCTGCCATCGGCTTGCCGCCGGCGACCTGCTCTTCGCCCGGCTGGAAGAACACCTTCAGCGTGCCGGCGAAGTCGGAGTCGAGGACGGCGTCGAGCGCGCCGAGGCCCATGGTGGCGTGGGCGTCGTGGCCGCAGGCGTGCATGAACCCCTCGTGTTCGGAGCGGAACCCCTCCCCGGCCGGGACGTGGTCGCCCGACTCCGACTCCGTGATCGGGAGCCCGTCGATGTCGACGCGCAGGCCGACCACGGGGCCGGCGCCGCGCTCGACGACCGCGACGCAGCCGGTGTAGCCGCCCGAAAGCTGTTCGAGAATCTCGGGGTCCGCGCCCGCCTCGCGGGCCTGCCCTTCCCACTCCGCCAGCTCCTCGTCGTCGGGGACGTTCAGGCGCTCGTCGGTCGCTAACGCCTCCGGTCCGACGTGGAGTTCCGTGAGGTCGCGCTCGCGGAGCGCCTCCACGATGCGGGCGGTGGTGTAGAACTCGCGCCACGCCGGCTCCGGGTGGCGGTGGAGGTCGCGGCGGAACGCGCGGTACTCGTCGTCGTCGAGAGCGCTCATACCCCTCGGTAGCCCGGCGACCGCTTAAACGATCGCCTCGCGGGGAGCGACGCGCACCGCTCCGAGACCGCCCGCCCGCGCTCGAATCACTCCTCCGCCGACCCCATCCGCTCCGAGTAGTCCCACGCGTGGAGCCGCTCGGGCTCGATCCGGATCTCGACCTCCTCGCGGTCCGGCCGGAGGAGCCGCTCCGCGGTCGGGTTGTCGGTCCCGTCGAGGTACTTCGTCAGCAGCGACCGCAGGAGCCGCTTGTCCTCGTCGGGGACGACCGTCGCGCGGCCGCGGCCGCGGACCCCCTTGTACGGCGGGTCGTTCGTCGACACGTCGAAGGAGACGCTCTCGTCGTGCTCGACGAACTCGACGAGATCGGCGCTCGCGCTCGTCGCGCAGCGGATGGCGTCGGCGTCGGGGTCCCACGCGAACCACAGCGAGACGATCCACGGGCGGTCGCTCGGCGTCCGGCAGCCGAGCCGGATCGGGATGCGCGCGGCGGCGAGGAACTCGTCGACGCGGTCGCGGTCCCACGGGCCGGTCGGGTCCATACCGATCCCTCGGTCGCGTTCCGCCTAACAGTTCCGGCGGGTTCCGCTCCCGCTCCCACGGTCCGCGGTGCGTCCGCGGAACACAAGAGAATTGACGGTCCCCGCGCGAGTGGAGGTATGACCGACTACTTCGAGGTCCACGAGCGCGACGGCGCCGCCCGCCTCGGGGAGGTCCGCCTCGCGGAGCCCGTCTCGACGCCGGCGCTCGCGGACCCCTTCCTCGACGACGCCGGGAGCCTCTGGGCCGGCGACCGCGAGGTACCCGACGGCGACGAGACCGCGCTGACGGTGCTGCCGCACCGGTCGTTCCCGGCCGGTACGCGCGACGAGGTGCGCGAGTCGTTCGCGGTCGAGCACCCCGACGCCGAATATCCATCGGCCGCGGTCGTCGACAGTCGGAGCGCCCGCGACCTCGGCGCCGACGCGTACCTCCTCTCGGACGCGCAGGGGTTCGTCGGCCACGGCGAGGCGTTCCGCGACGCGGTCGTCCGCGCGAAGGAGTCCCTGCCCCCCGACGCCGCGCTCGGCCTCTCCGGAGTCGCCACCCCCCGAAACGTCGCCGTCCTCGCGTACGCCGGCGTCGACCTCGTCGACGCGACGCTCGCGCGCACGAAGGGGACGCAGGGCATGTACCTCACGGCCGACGCGGAGCACTTCCTTGAGGACCTCGACGAGCTGCCCTGCGCCTGCCCGGCCTGCGCGACGCCCCGGAGCGAGTTCACGCGCGCCGACTGCGCCGACCACAACGTGAACGCGCTCCGCGCCGAACTCCGCCGCGTCCGCGAGCGGGTCCGGAGCGGCCGCCTGCGCGACTACGTCGAGGGACAGGCGCGCCACGAGGGGTGGCTCACGGCCGCCTTCCGCGAGTTCGACGACCAGTGGGGGTACCTCGAACAGCGCACGCCGCTCATGCGCGACGCGGAGGTGACGGCGGCCTCCGCGGAGACGCTCGACCGCGTCGAGATCCGGCGGTTCGCGGACCGCGTCACGAGCCGCTACCGCAACCGCTTCTCCGACCAGCCGCTCGTGTTAGTCCCCTGTTCGGCCACCAAACCGTACAGCGACTCCCAGAGCCACCGCCAGTTCCACGACGCGATCAAGTGGCGCGGCCACACCGTCTCGATGACCTCGCCCATCGGCGTGGTGCCGCAGGAGTTGGAGACGACCTACCCCGCCCAACACTACGACTCGGTCGTCACCGGCGACTGGAGCGAAGACGAGATCGGGTTCGTCGCGGAGGTCCTGCGCAGATACCTCGAACGCAACGACTACTCGCGCGTGATCGCGCACGTCCCCGAGGACGGCTACCGCGAGATCTGCGAGCGGGTCGAGGGCGCGGTCGACCTCGAGTTCGAGTACACCTGCGTCGACCACCCGACGACCGACGAGTCGCTCGGGGAGCTGAACGCCGCCTTACAGGGCGAACCCGCCTACAGCAAGCGGGAGCGCGAGCACAACACCGTCCGCGCCATCGCGGACTACCTGCTCGGTGACGGCGCCGGCGACGACCTCTTCGGCGGGCCGGGCGAGGCCGACGTGCGCACCACCGGCCGCTACCCGAAGCTCCAGGTGTGGGGCGACGACCCCGACGCCGGCCGCGAGGGCGAGCCGGGCGAGCAGCTGGCGACGATGGTCCCCCAGTACGGCACCCTCTCTTTCACCCTCGCCGGCGCGCGCCGCTGGGTCGCGAGTGACGCGCCGACGAAGCGGGTCGAGATCGACTCCTTCGTCCCGCACGGCTCGGTCCTCGCGCCCGGCGTCGTCGACGCCGCCGACGACGTTCGGGTGGGCGACGAGGTCGTGATCGAGGGACCGAAGGCGTTCGCGGTCGGCCGCGCGGCGATGTCCGGCCCGGAGATGGCGGGGTCGACGCGGGGGGTCGCCGTCGAGGTCCGACACGCCGACGAGAAGTGACTGGACGACACCAAAGGCGTCAGTCGGCGGCGGAGTCCGAGGACCGACGCCGTTCGACGGCTCACGCGCCGGTCGCGCGTCACGTTCGCTGGTTCGGGAACACCATCACCGGCACGTCCGCTTCCCTGATGAGCCGTCCACCCGGGTCGCCGGTGATCGCTCGCTTCCACGCGTCGATGTCTCGCGGCGTGAAGGCGACGAGCGTCGCCTCGGTCATCCCGATCGCGTCGACGAGCGCCGCCGCGACCTCCCGGGCTTCGAGCGTCGCCCACTCGAACTCGAGGTCGTCTCGGTAGAGGATGTCGGCGAACGTCTCGTAGGTCGCTCCAGCGAACTGGTCTCGCCCGGTCTCGACCGTCGTCTCGTCGGTCGCGCCCTGTGTCACGTGCGTCACGATGAGCGTCGTGCCCGGATCGAGGTGCGGCCGCAGCGCCCGCGCCGTGGCCTCGGCGTCGTCGGGTCCCGCGATCGGCACCAGAATGCGTTCGAATAGCTCGGGGTTCACGGCCGTACTCTCTTGGGGCTGACCAAAAGCGTGCGGGGCGCTCTCGGTTGCCGACCGTGCGACTCGCAACGCCGGCCGGCAGGCGGTGGCGAACGCCCCGCGAGTGAGCGCTTTCGCCTCTCCTCATCCGCGCGCGGAGGGCGCAAGTGAGGGCTCGCGGAGCCCGACTCGACCCCGTCCGGTAGCGGGTTTCCCGAGGTCTCATCCCCGAGGGCCGTTCACTCCTCGTCGTCGGTGCCCTCTGTGCCGGCGAGTTCGGAGACCGCTGCCTCCGACTCCTCCGCGTCCTCAAGGAGCAGCCCGGTCCCGCCCGCAGCGATCATGCCCACGCCGATCGCGCGCAGCTGCCGGATGTACGCCGGCTTCGCTTCGAGCTCGGAGGCGTTGTCGAAGTTCTTTCCGATCATCTTCTTCGTGAGGCGGACGCTCGCCTGTGGGAACAGCGCCGTCACGACTCCCTGAAGCAGTATCATCGCTGAGCCGAACAGACGGCCTTTCTCGCAGTTTTTCACGCCGACACCTACGTGTCGCTGGCGCATAAATATTGCTCGTATTATCCAATAC
The sequence above is a segment of the Halorubrum sp. 2020YC2 genome. Coding sequences within it:
- a CDS encoding ABC transporter ATP-binding protein, producing MNPAVHLDGITKRFPGVVANDDVDLAVERGSVHALLGENGAGKTTLMNVLYGLYRPTEGTVRLDGEAKSFDSPRDAIDAGVGMIHQHFMLVDPMTVWENVVLGNEPTTWGGLRVDREAAREAVVELSERYGFDVDPDATIADISVGEQQRVEILKALYRGADVLIMDEPTAVLTPQEVEELYGVFEELTEQGKTIIFISHKLGEALSAADDITVLRDGVNVGTVASADVTREELAEMMVGREVLMDPATTPQEAGDRVLEVTGLSVEDDRGVEAVSDLSFELRAGEILGVAGVDGNGQSQLVEAVTGLREAASGDVRYRGEPMAGKTRRDRIDRGMAYIPEDRQERGLVMSYDLTENGILGSQHDPPFARGGRLDWGAAQDHAESVIEQYDVRPPDAGAEAESLSGGNQQKFIVGREFERDPDLVVATHPTRGVDIGSTEFLHDRLLDLRAEGRAVLLVSSKLDEVQGLSDRLAVMHEGEFTGVVDPATVTEEEIGLLMAGESLDDDSVEGAALHDAADDASGGASGDGTVDGADDGIDGATGGDEGVDA
- a CDS encoding ABC transporter permease, whose protein sequence is MSDSDADGSDSVLARVVAPFVDRSVAERLLISVAAIFLSIAVGFVLVLVSGRIAQCSTAAWTLPFTGLGFCYDPVEVYVVLFNGALGYPFATGDPGLLNPGWTPFNLSFGLTLSETTLLIFTGLSVAVAFRAGLFNIGTQGQLVVGALATALTVLALAPLLPAGPVAGLVLIVVGTAAGAVGGGLWGAIPGALKAYADANEVITTIMLNFVAANVAYVLVLEVFRAEGSSVVATRYVPEYAQFPSVLFPPSTDFSLLALLLGAVFIGALYYFVEHTSLGYDLRTSGVQAAAAEYGGVNAKLTTVRAMTLSGALGGVGGAVWVLMSEGRWMASIPDLGFDGITVSILAGNNPIGVLPAAFLFGVLKGGALEIGFRTDVPTELVAVLRGLIILFVAMPEFFRMIGRYAGVSGGGGVAASTEPDETAGGDGGETDA
- a CDS encoding ABC transporter permease, whose protein sequence is MRNSLRLVAGALGAVALLGVVGLLFPASVAGDLAGIVFSTSTAKSTARLAAPIVLAGLGGIFAEKSGVINIGLEGLLIISAFVSIYAVSVVGVGNAVLGVPAIGVAFLAGIAASTFLAGVFAVVCIEFKADQIIAGLAVWLIALGLAPFMSTVFFGGVNTPNFNVDAGWTYSATLVVVATAVSWWLLNQTAFGKHLRAAGENPKALDTVGVSVSKVRYAGVLLSGVLSGVGGSALALSIGQFVGSGETMVQGKGFIAIVAYLFGNYNPLGTLGAGVLFAGLDAMQIRLQQLGYAIPDTLVQTIPYVVVIVVLALVGRTQIPEAAGEHYETEE
- the fer gene encoding ferredoxin Fer translates to MGQLDQVDADRLRAWLPEVRSAEATAALMVAVAYDRGIGTAELASWYDRSEEWVGETIDALDSPRFVSTVARLEGVDVEAVAAASNLAPETVRDWFDDLDGEPVAEAADVVRRYAEGSVEPVRTGSPSTVYHLDHDAVTERGWSTDDDDLFAKAADADLDLPEYGRFLVEPGESILEAAERGGRSWPYACRGGACSNCAVVVVDGDVAMPGQSVLSDEQIREANARLSCVGVPITDEVKIVTGVGDADDFADLRLPAPADDAGASD
- a CDS encoding geranylgeranyl reductase family protein: MDIDEYDVVVAGAGTAGCYAAATIANEGLDVVIVERKDEEEAGHIACGDALKGADAFPEAIPKGRLEPAFTNTDVDHGRFEIPQEDTVLEIPVPGELAVIDRWEYGRQVISGAEDAGVDFHYDTVINDVVQDETGRVTGLRAVRKGDPVTYASDVVIDGAGSLSLLQDKADFEGTTFDTNVRYSQFCSAYREIVDVPEPVEWDDALVFKATDRAAGYLWYFPRTPTEINAGLGFQMTEEPMQLIESLKRDLRDRPEFEGAEVRDKLGAALPTRRPYDSAVAPGYMAVGDAAGHVNPTTGGGIAGAAYAGKYAGEQAVKAISDGDVTEENLWRYNTRVMDHFGGRYAGLDVYNVLATAVDVDDLMGLLASLPGEKLAEALYEGSTSMSFGLKVKAAIKSFGYWGTIRNFYQTKSLADELIDHYGEYPTSPAAMANWTRERDDIMDRVYETTGADAKY
- a CDS encoding Rieske 2Fe-2S domain-containing protein, encoding MSGYRLTTVETVRERGSWAFTAREGDADREVFLVPCADEPDGRVDGDGSDGDQPVRAWINRCTHEDQRLHREGVGAVTRGGSVVCPKHGSAFDACEGSCDNGEAAGTTLRSIDLDVRDGAVFLTDDDLTYLYEGLPDDDGDDDGPSSSSHLTF
- a CDS encoding amidohydrolase, with protein sequence MSALDDDEYRAFRRDLHRHPEPAWREFYTTARIVEALRERDLTELHVGPEALATDERLNVPDDEELAEWEGQAREAGADPEILEQLSGGYTGCVAVVERGAGPVVGLRVDIDGLPITESESGDHVPAGEGFRSEHEGFMHACGHDAHATMGLGALDAVLDSDFAGTLKVFFQPGEEQVAGGKPMAESGHLDDVDYLYAVHVGLDHPSGEVVCGVEGFLAVRHLLAEFEGEPAHAGARPEQGRNAVQAMAAAIQNLYAIPRHADGPTRVNAGLVGGGTATNIIPEESHIEGELRGQTTELAEYMSDHADRILRSAAEMHDCEVEVSTLGEAPSASSDDALAGLVRESAGDVAGVTSIVDSDDLGGSEDATYLMNYVQDRGGLACYLGVGTDHPGGHHTSDFDVVEDDIAIGIDVIAGAIRRVAETRP